The window TTATGGTTGAATATGCCTCTGGATATTCCTGCTTGTGTGTGTTATGAGTAGCCCTCAGAAACTGTGGGACTGTGTCACTCTCCCCTAATATTATTTCTGTGTTACCCTGTCTCCATGGCCAACCCCCTTCCATTCCAAATTCCCCCTGCGTCCCTGTGTACCTGAGGGGTGGAGGGCAGTGGTTAGGGCCCCTTCCAGTGCTGCAAGGCCCGCCTCCGCAGGCTGTGAAGATGGTGCATACCAAGCTTGACAATACATCGGCCTCTCCGCAGCCTTGGAGCAGGTGGTCCATGGAGCCGGGACTGCTGCGGCCAGCGCCTGTAAGCGAGGTCATCGTTCTGCATTACAACTACACAGGTAAGCTCCGCGGTGCCCGATACCAGCCAGGCGCGGGGCTGCGCGCCGACGCCGTCGTGTGCCTGGCCGTGTGCGCGCTCATCGTGCTGGAGAACTTGGCGGTGCTATTTGTGCTCGGACGCCACCCACGCTTCCATGCGCCCATGTTCCTGCTCCTGGGTAGCCTCACATTGTCGGACCTACTGTCAGGCGCTGCCTATGCTGCCAACATCCTGCTGTCGGGGCCGCTCACGCTAAGACTGTCTCCCACGCTCTGGTTCGCGCGAGAAGGTGGCGTCTTTGTGGCGCTAGCGGCATCCGTCTTGAGCCTCCTGGCCATCGCACTGGAGCGCCACCTCACGATGGCGCGTCGGGGACCCGCGCCCGCAGCCCGTCGGGGGCGCACGCTGGCGTTGGCGGCCGCTGCCTGGGGTCTGTCGCTACTTCTCGGGTTACTGCCCGCTTTGGGATGGAATTGCCTGGGCCGCCTGGAAGCCTGCTCCACCATCTTACCGCTCTATGCCAAGGCCTATGTGCTCTTCTGCGTGCTCGCCTTCCTCTGCATCCTGGCGGCCATCTGTGCGCTCTACGCGCGTATCTACTGCCAAGTGCGCGCTAACGCGCGGCGCCTGCGGGAGCGTCCCGGGGCTGCTGGGGGCGCCTCTAGCCGGGCGCGACGTACGCCGCGCTCCCTGGCTCTGTTGCGCACTCTCAGCATAGTACTTCTGGCCTTTGTGGCGTGTTGGGGTcccctcttcctgctgctcttgtTCGACGTGGCGTGTCCGGCGCGCGCCTGCCCAGTGCTCCTGCACGCCGACCCTTTCCTGGGTCTGGCCATGGCCAACTCTCTTCTGAACCCCATCATCTACACGCTCACCAACCGCGACCTGCGCCACGCGCTCTTGCGTCTCGTCTGCTGTGGCCGCCATCCCTGTGGCCGAGGTCCGGGATCCTCCCGGCGATCCGGTAGCGCCGCTGGGGCTTCAGACGGCCTGCACCGCTGGCTGCCCCCAGACctggatggcagcttcagccgcTCCGAGCGCTCGTCTCCCCAGAGGGACGGGCTGGATATCAGCGGCTCCATTGGCCCACCCACAGTCGCAGGGACCTTGGTACACGCACCAGCCGCAGACTGACTTTCTCTGGCCAGACATTGCCCTTCCTAAGAGCTATTTtgcagactttttctttttaagtatggAATTTATAGGAAAACCAGCTGAAGATGTTGGAGAGAGAAGAGGCACAGGGAAAAGTCTTTTACCGACGCTAAACTCCATAACAGTGAATAGACAAAGACCACTGCTCTTGTGGAATTGACGTTCTGGTGGGGACACAGGAGATAATGGagtaaagaaataatgaagataGTTCCAGTGACAATACAGAGATGCAGTGGTGGTCAGAAGAGGCCTCTCTGCCAAAGTGGAGACACGTGATGTGAACTAACGTTATTGTCCTGGGAACACCCAAAGTAAGAGCATTTCCTGTGAAGGAACAGCAGGTACAAAGACCCTGAATCTGGAAAGTGTCTTTGTGTTCTATGAAAAGCGAGGATCCAAGTGTGGCTGGAGCTGTGGTAGAGGCGAGACTGGGAAGAAACAAAGCCAGGGAGACGGCTCTATCATTCAGAGCCTTGTGGGCTCGGGCTCGGGGGAGGACTTgacttttgttctgaggtgggagCCATGGAGGGTTCTAGGTAAAGGAAGGGCCTGACTTTATTCAGGTGTTCACAGACCTCTGTGTGAGGGATAGGTGGTAACTAGAAAAACAAGGTGTAGGTGACTGCACTGGCCTAGGGGAGCAATGATGGGGACTCAGACCATGTGGATTCTGGATCGGTTTTGGAAACAGCAGACATAATTACTGAGGAATTGAGTGTGGGAGTGAGAAAGGAGTTAAAGACAGCTCTCTAGTTTAGAGGAGAGGACACCAAAGACAGGGCACCCTACAATTTGACTCTGGGAGATTCAGCCAATTCTTAGCCAAAACAAGATTTGAGTGTGGTATCAGAGCCTtcataaacaaatacaaataaaataataagaacaatTAGAACTAATTGTGCCTGGCTAGTTGTCCCACAGTAGTAGGCCCAGGACACATCTTTTACTCACCCTTACTGAAACCTTGCAAGGTGGGTTTCCTCACCCCCATTTCACAGGTTAGGGAACTCTGAGCAGTGAGTACCTTGCCCAGTGGCTGTAGACTCCCAGGGCTGCAGAAGCTCAGGCCTGGTATCTGGCTCCTCCGGAAGGGTCTGCATTCTCGTCCAGGGGCAATACCAGGGCCCCGTTTGTGCCCATAAAAGGCTCCAGATGTGCCAGCCACAGACCCTGGCTGTACCCAGGTGCATTCCTGACCCCTGTGAGGTAGAACCAGCTTGGGGGATTTAGGGCTCAGACTGTGGACACGCCTCCTGCCAGGAGACAGCAAAACTGCAGGCAGCTGGATAGAGTGTATTTTGGGGGCACTGACCAAACTTTTGGGGGCCTAAGTCTCTGCCAGCCACACTCAAACCATCCCAACAGATCACAGACATAGGAAATGAACCTATTTTTTGGAACACAACCAACTTAAGCCTGGGGTCACAGTACCAAGCCACTCCCAGGACTGGACGCAATTCCCTAACCAGCCTTGCATCCCTAACCCCAGGCTCCTTTAATCTTCCAAGAGAGTCTGAAGCTCTCACCATTGTTTAATGACATGATGGTAGATTTAGtcacttgttcattttttttttaagttagaggaggggagagagtgagacagactcccatatgagccctgaccaggatccacccggcaattccaacaagctaccctcagtgcctgaggctaatgctcagaccaaccgagccactggcttcgagagaggaagagagagtgaagggggtgagggaaggaaagagaagcagacggtcacctCTTATGTGTACCCCGATCTGGGATCAAACAGGGACATCTGTACATCAGGCCAAttatttattcactgcaccaacTGACCAGGCCCACTTGTTCAAATTTTGCAAAATTCAAAAAAGCACTAATTACCCTTCTTGGACATGCTCACTGTGGGGATTCCTGAGAAACTTCCACAGCTATTCTCTTAATAAATGAGCTGAAATGTAAAtactacatttttctctttttacacaATTTTAGCACTGCTCTGCATCTTGCTTTGTTCACTCAATAATGTATCTTAGAAATGCTTACCCATCTACAAATTTTGTATTGTCTGGCTGCCTTACTCTGCTCAGACTGCTATAACAGTCACTATAGCCTGGGTGGCTGAGACAATAGTAATTTATTTCTTACGGTTGGAGGCTGGAAGTGCAAGATGAAGATGTCAGCATGACTGGATGCTGGTGAGGACTCTTCCTGGCTGGCAGATAGTCACCTTCTGGCTGTGTGCTCTCATGGTGTAGAGAATTTGAGATACTCTGGTGTATTTtcctataagggcactaatcccctCATGGGGCCCCTAcattcatgacctcatctaaacctaatcaattcagtccatagcatttttttgtgtgtgtatgacagagacagagagggagacagagagagggacagatagggacagacaggaagagagagagatgagaagtatcaattctttttttttaaagattttatttattcattatagagaggggagagagagagagagagagagaaggggggaggagcaggaagtatcaactcccatatgtgccttgaccaggcaagcccagggttctttttttgtttgtttgtttttaaattttatttatttattatttttttacagagacagagagtgagtcagagagggatagacagggacaaacagacaggaacggagagagatgagaagcattaatcattagtttttctttctttttttttttttaaagactttatttattcaattttcaaagaggagagagagagaaggaggaggaacaggaagcatcaacttcccatatatgccttgaccaggcaagtccagggttttttttttgttttgtttttttgtatttttctgaagctggaaacggggagagacagtcagacagactcccgcatgctcccgaccaggatccacccggcacgcccaccaggggcgaagctctgcccaccagggggcaatgctctgcccttccggggggtcgctctgctgcgaccagagccactctagcgcctggggcagaggccaaggagccatcctcagcacccgggccatctttgctccaatggagccttggctgcgggaggggaagagagagacagagaggaagggggggggtggagaagcaaatgggcgcttctcctatgtgccctggccgggaatcaaacccgggtcccccgcacgccaggcctacgctctaccgctgagccaaccggccagggcccaagtccagggttttgaactggcgacctcagtgttccagattgatgctttatcccactgtgccaccacaggtcaggcatcattagtttttcattgcgtgttgcaacaccttagttgttcattgattgctttctcatatgtgccttgaccgcgggccttcagcagaccgagtaaccccttgctggagccagcgaccttgggtccaagctggtaggcttttgctcaaaccagatgagcccgcgctcaagctggcgacctcggggtctcaaacctgggtcctctgcatcccagtccgactctctatccactgcgccaccgcctggtcaggcaagcccagggttttgaaccggaacctcagcgtttccacgttgacgctttatccactgtgccaccacaggtcaggcgagaagcatcaattcttcattgctgcaccttagttattcattgactgctttctcatatgtgccttgaccaggggctacagcagagagagtgaatccttgctctagccagcgaccttgggctcaagccagcgaccctgcactcaagctggtgagcctgcggtcaagccagtgaacttggggttttgaacctggatcttctgcatactagttcaatgctctattcactgtatcactgtctggtcaggccataggaatttttaaaatgtttattttattgattttagagatagaggaagagggagagagagacaggaacattatctgttcctgtatgggcTCTGACCAGGGACGGAATGTTAACCTCTGCTTTTCccgacgatgctctaaccactcgagctatctggccagggctatagtacttgttctttaacaaaaaaaaaaaaaaaaaagagagagagagtgagagagagagagagagaacatttatttatttatttgtatttttctgaagctggaaacagggagagacagtcagacagactcccgcatgtgcccgaccgaccgggatccacccggcacgcccaccagggggtgacgctctgcccaccagggggcgatgctctgcccctctggggcgtcgctctgtcacgaccagagccactctagagcctggggcagaagcagaggccaaggagccatccccagctcccaggccatctttgctccaatggagccttggctgcgggaggggaagagagagacagagaggaaggagagggggaagggtggagaagcagatgggcgcttctcctatgtgccctggccgggaatcgaacccgggacttctgcatgccaggccgacgctctaccactgagccaaccggccagggcgagagagagaacatttaaatttattgaggccacctgaccagtggtggctcagtggatagagcattgacctgggatgctgaggtcccaggtttgaaacctccgAGGTCATTgacttcagcatgggatcatcgacatggttgctggcttgagcaagaggtcgctggcttgagcaagaggtcattggctcagctgaagcaccccctcccacctttcatcaagtcatgtatgagaagcaatcaatgtacaactataaagtgctacaactacgagttacttctcatctccctccctccctctctatgtctcacaaaaaaataaaataaaataaaataaaataaaaataatatatatgtggcctgaccaggcagaggcgcagtggatagagcgtcggactgggatgcggaaggacccaggtttgagaccctgaggtctccagcttgagcgctagctcatctggtttgagcaaaagctcaccagcttggacccaaggtcgctggctcgagcaaggggttcctcagtctgctgaaggcctgcggtcaaggcacatatgagaaagcaatcaatgaacaactctggAGTCctcacaaaaaactgatgattgatgcttctcatctctctccgttcctgtctgtctgtccctatctatctttctctctgtctctgttaaaaataaataaatagccctggcctgttggctcagtggtagagcatcggcctggcgtgcagaagtccagggttcgattcccggccagggcacacaggagaagcgcccatctgcttctccacccctccccctctccttcctctctgtctctctcttcccctcccgcagccgaggctccactggagcaaagatggcccgggcgctggggatggctccttggcctctgcttctgccccaggcgctagagtggctctggtcgcaacagagcaacggccggaggggcagagcatcgccccctggtgggcagagcgtcgccccctggtgggcgtgccaggtggatcccggtcgggcaaatgcgggagtctgactgtctctcctcgtttccggcttcagaaaaatacagaaaaataaataaataattaaataaataaactgtctttaaaaatatataaaaaaaataatatatatgtgtaaatgTTCATACAGCAAATGTTTTGCTCCTTTTCACTGACTGCATAGTATTTCCCAGCATGGACGTGCCACTATTTTTTACACTGGGATTCTGCAGAGGGACATATGAATCCTTTGCCTTTATGACAATGTACACGTCGTGTACAtacacactcctgcatgtgtgtgagtgtaccTTGGATAAATCTCTACAGGTGGCACTGCTGGGTCACAGGGCTTGTAGGTTTGATTTTGAAGTGTAAGAGTTGACTTCTACGAGACGCGAATTTTCCCCCACAGCCTTGGCCACTACCTGTATTTTCCGGGTATGCTATAGCGCCCCCCCTCTGGAGCAGTCCAGAACCGCAGACTCACACAACTGGAAAAGAGGTGGGAGGGGTGATCCCACCCCATTTTCAGCGCGAGTTTAATACCAGACCTCGAGCAAGGACGTTGAATCCTCCAAATTCATTCTGGAGACTGGCGGTATCCTTTCTTAAACCAGCATCTGTTCAGACAAGCGTTCCCATTATtgtcttagttttatataaaaaataacaaatccaTTTATTTAAACGTTAATTTTATATCACAAACAGCATAAACGGCAAATCAGTATCCCTTGCCACGAAAAATAGCAATCGTTAACATCTATTGGGCGCTAGCATTAGTATTTAGTGCTCCCGGTAACGTAGCAGGCAGATGCTAGCGTTATTATCACTTCACagggaggaaactgaagcatggAGAGGTTAAGCTACAAGCCCACCCGCACAGAGCTAGAGGGTGGCAGAGCTGGCGTTTGAAATACTGCAGGCGAGTTCCACGTGCCTCTATCCCAGTAGATAGATATCATATTTCTAGTTGGACACTATGACGGATGGACCATGAGGCCTGCGTTAAAGGGGGAAGAGCAAGTGGTGGAGAGCAGTCCCGCGCTGAGACCACGCAATAGGACGGATGGAAGGGACAATGGAAAGGGGTAACGGGCCGAGCCCTCCTGGAGGTGCGCCCTCGCCCGACGCCCTGCGCCTCGCCCAAGGGCCCCGGGCACCTGCGGGAAGGGCGGGGAATCTCGGCTCCTTCTCCGCCGCGCCCTCTCCCCGCCTCCTTCCCGGGCGTCCCCAGGCTGCCCCCCATCCGACAGCCGCGATCCCGAGCCGAGGTGCCCGACAGCGGAGGCGCCCGAGGGTCCCTGACAGAGAAGGTTAGGCAGGGGCCGTCCCGGGCCCAGCCGCGGCCCCTCGGCGCGCGGGCCTCACCACCTTGCCCGGAGCCTCCGTCCTGTCCCGGGCAGCCCCGCCCCGCGGCCAGAGCTAGCGAGGTTACACAGGGGCCAAGGTGAGCGCGCCGGCGGCGGCGACAGGAGGGGTGTTCAACGATGCCGGGAGCTCGCAGGGGCGCTCCGGGCCTCGCACCCGGACTTCTAATTTCCTCGGCGCTGACCACGCGGCTAGGTGCGCCTAGCGCTACGGTCCCTGACCCCGCCCGGTAGCGATGACCAACGCTACGATCGCTACTCTGGGGTTTCTCAGCTTGGCAACAGCTGCGGGacgggggaggtgggagaggctcTTGTGCCAACCCAGCCACCGGAGGCCGGGGGCTGCGGGGACTTTTATTCTGACACAGCTGCCACCGGGCTCTGCTTAGTCATAGTGACCGCGCGCTTCGCGCCTCCCCCCGCGCGCAGCGATGGAGGCGCCCGGGCCTGGGCGACGGAGGCGGAGCCCGAGCGTGGCCATGGCGGGGTGAGTGAGTGGTCTGCTCCCGGGCTGCGGGCACGCCGGGCCGGGAGCGCTCCTGCGGCCTTGCCGGGGGCCAGGGACGCTGCCCCACTGGCCCGGCCTCCTTGGGGTCTCCGCGACCCGCGGAAGGCTAAGATAGCGCGGCTCGAGTCCTATCCTTTTGTTGGACGGTGCAACTCGCGGGGTGGCCCAGGAGCGACGCAATTAGGATGCGAGGCCCGGGGAGCGCCACTCAGACGGAGGCCCGGGGACCCCGGGGCGATGAGGGGTTCGATCTGCGTCTTGGGGTTGGCAGTCAAGAAGCCCCGGTGGGATCACTTCCTCCCTTCTCTAGGCCTTGATGGCAGCTTAGGCGGGGCATGCGCAGTCCCCTACCTAGCGCTTTTTATGTGCCCAGAGCCCAGGGGACACCGCTGACAGACTGGCTAAGGACTGAGAGACAGGCCTGGGGCATTGGCGGGGGGAGCAGCGGCCTGGGCTGGGTGGAGAAGGGTGCTCTGGTAGGCACTGTGGAGTGGGCAGTCAGCCAGCCACACGCTTTACTAACCCCTGCGCAGTGCCAGGTCCTAGGCTGGACGTGGGGGAGGCACATGAGAGGATGGGTATAACCCTGACCTATACAGTGCTCCCTGCCCCTCTGAAGCACTGGGACTGAGGGTCAGAAGGATGGGTCACCCCTCAACAAGCAAGCAAAGATGCTTATTTCAGTTCCTGATAAGTGCAATGATGGAAAATAAACCTAAGAGGTGACTCTGAGGAGCTCCAGAAAGATAAGATGGAGAACCCTGGGAGCCTCTTGCAGGTCCCCCACCTGCTTTCCCAGCAGGACTTTTCAAAACACAACTTATGCGCCAGTTTTCCAGACTCCACAGGTTTCATGAAAACCCTCCTTTCTGTAGTCATTATCTGTCATTACACGCCTCCCTGGTTCTCCAGATTTCCACACTCATTCTGCCTTTGAGCCTTTGCATTTGCTGTCCCCTCTGCAGGGAAAACTAACTCTCACTCCCACCCCGTTTCATATGTTCATTCTTCTTGTCTCAGCTCCAACAGAGGCCTGGACTACCTCATTTAAAGTAACTATTCCCAAGTCACTCTGTCACAatgttgttgtcattttcttcatGACACAAATTTCTACTcaattcttgtttgttttatcCATGACCATTCCTTCCCCACGTGTCAACTCCAGCACAGTATATGTCTGTCTTGGTCACTGCTGTGTCCCTGGtgcctagtacagtgcctggcacacagtagctgctcaataaatgttggtgagGTAAATGAAAGAGTGAGCTGAACATGCTCTAGGAAGGGAAGGGCCATCAAACCACTGGAACAGAGTGAACGAAGGGAAGAGTGAACATGTGTTGACTCTGGAGGGCTTTGCAGGTCATTGATGAGTTTGGTTTTACTCTTCGTGCTATAGGGAGTTGTGGGGGGATTCTGAGCAAGGGAGGGACATTACTGTCATGTTTTAATATGGACCCTTGAAGGGCTGGCAAGGCTGTGGGACATTTAGCAAGCACAAATGGAATCTGCTTCACCTGGGCTTGGCAAGGAAAACTGGTCTAGGCGtcactttatctttaaaaaggaGGCCCGGCCCCAGGCCTTGCCCCCAGCCCTGTGCTCTCCCTCCTCCAGGCCCCTGAGTGTCAGTGGTGGTGTTGTCCCTTGTCACCTGGAACCCCATGCAGCTGGAACCCAGGCCTAGTGGGGCTGGGGCCCGCACCCGATTCCTGCCCCTGAGATCACAGCGCCCTGAGGGTGCAGGGGATACAGTGATGTACGCCTCCACCGAGTGCAAGGCTGAGGTGACACCCTCCCAGCATGGCAACCGCACCTTCAGTTACACGCTGGAGGATCATACCAAGCAGGCCTTTGGAATCATGAATGAGCTGCGGCTCAGCCAGCAGCTGTGTGATGTCACGCTGCAGGTCAAGTACCAGGATGCGCCAGCCGTACAGTTCATGGCTCACAAGGTGGTTCTGGCCTCATCCAGCCCTGTCTTCAAGGCCATGTTCACCAATGGGCTGCGGGAGCAGGGCATGGAGGTGGTGTCCATCGAGGGCATTCACCCCAAGGTCATGGAGCGTCTCATTGAGTTCGCCTACACAGCCTCCATCTCTATGGGTGAGAAGTGTGTACTCCATGTCATGAATGGTGCTGTCATGTACCAGATCGACAGCGTCGTCCGTGCCTGCAGCGACTTCCTTGTGCAGCAGCTGGACCCTAGCAATGCCATCGGCATTGCCAACTTCGCTGAGCAGATCGGCTGTGCCGAGCTGCACCAGCGTGCCCGCGAGTACATCTACATGCACTTTGGGGAGGTAAGTGAGGGAGGGACCTGGAGCAAGCCTTGGGGGCAGTGTTAGAATGACGAGGGAAATGGGTACTTATCACCATCTCCCTTGTGATATGAGGGTGAAGGCAAAGGACTGGCAAAAAGTGGAGCTCTGAGCTTCTAGTTTACAAATCGAGGGCAACTCTGGGAAACAGATGAGGCGAGTGAGACGTTCATGGATATCTTGGACTCTGGTTTCTCTGGCGTACAGGGTGGAGACAGGGTGCAGCAAATATGATAGAAGCTCATCCCTGGGGTGTGTAGAGCAGAGCCCGACATTTCAGtcagtcagcaaatatttattgaacacccgTGGCATACTGCTGACTGCAAATGTGACccttagacatgttttctttgatccACAGTGTCATCCTTACATTCTTGGTttcgggtttttttttgttgttttgtatttttctgaagttggaaacggtgaggcagtcagacagactcctgcatgtgccctaccgggatccacccggcatgcccaccagggggcgacgctctgcccatctggggcgttgctctgttgcaaccagagccattctagtgcctgaggcagaggccatagagccatcctcagtgcctgggccaactttgctccaatggagccttggctgcgggaggggaagagagagacagagaggaaggagagggggaggggtggagaagcagatgggcgcttctcctgtgtgccctggccgggaatcaaacccaggactcctgcatgccaggtcgacgctctaccactgagccaaacggccagagcctggttttgtttttaagtggagGAAGTTGtgaacagaagaaataaatgcttgATGAGCCTTTGCTCTGGGCCAGCCTCTGTTCTAAGTGATTTCCATCCTTTAAATCACTGAATCTTCCTAACTATCCCAGAAGGAAGTATGCTTTGGAGGGCCTTCCTGGAAGTATTCAACATCCTCCTTCAGTGGCTGGGACCAGCTGGGATAGACACTAGTCTGGTCACCATTTCTCTTCTTCACTCTACACTCTACACTGGTAGGGCTGACCAGTTGTCCCGAGGAACTCTGGTATCAGTCCTAGGACTGATGGCTTCCAGAAAGGTGGTCTGTGAGCCGGGCTCTTCCACTGGCCTGCATGATGTTTGTTCGAAGGGATTGCATGGGCTTAGGGCACCAAAACAGTTGTAACTGGCTGATGTGGGGTCTAATTATATAGACCACTGCCTGACTAGGAAAAGTTGCCCAGAGCCCTGTATGCCCTAGGAGTAGCCCTATTATGGCTACTAATATAATccctttacagaggaggaaaacgAAGGTATGGAACATCTCAGATATTTGCCCAAAGCCATCCAGTTAGAAAGTAGTTAGCCAAAATTACAACTCAGGCTGCTTTCTAGCCTGCACTTTTTTCCCTAGAATATTCTATTGCTATTCCTTAATCCTTTTTAGTCAACCTGCccttttgagaaaataatttcattaaaaaaaaaaaaaaaaaaggccctggttcattggctcagtggatagagcatcctcccGGCATGCGGATGTCCCCTTttccacccccagtcagggcacacatgagaaatgaccatttgcttctcttcctcgccctctaccccttctctctctcttcccttctcacagctagtggctcgatTGGCTTGAGTGTccgccctgggcactgaggatagctcggttgattcgagcattggcctgtTGGGGGTTGTTTGGGGAATCCCAGTCGGGCTGCATGCAGGATTCAGtctcgctatctcccctcctcttgctaaaaaaaaaaaaaaaaaaaaaagaaaaaagaaaaaagaaaaagttaacatTCTTGTAGCTCAAACAAAAAGTGATACAAAAAGATACATGATATACTGTGTCTTTACCTGTTTACTTGAGTACTTATGTACTCCATgcctgcctggcacatagtattaaattatttaatgctGACGACCAATGAGGTTCATACTATTCAAATTCCcatattacagatgaagaaactgagattgtCAGAGGCAGGTTGAGTGACTTGTCTAAGATCATACTACCAGATGAATATTAAGGGGAGACACAGGAGTCACACTAATGCCCTCTGCAGGTGGCCAAGCAAGAGGAGTTTTTCAACCTGTCCCACTGTCAGCTGGTGACCCTCATCAGCCGAGATGATCTGAATGTGCGCTGCGAGTCTGAGGTCTTCCATGCCTGTATCAACTGGGTCAAGTACGACTGTGAGCAACGACGCTTCTACATACAGGCGCTACTGCGGGCTGTGCGCTGTCATTCGCTCACGCCCCACTTCCTGCAGATGCAGTTGCAGAAGTGCGAGATCTTGCAGTCGG is drawn from Saccopteryx leptura isolate mSacLep1 chromosome 1, mSacLep1_pri_phased_curated, whole genome shotgun sequence and contains these coding sequences:
- the S1PR5 gene encoding sphingosine 1-phosphate receptor 5: MEPGLLRPAPVSEVIVLHYNYTGKLRGARYQPGAGLRADAVVCLAVCALIVLENLAVLFVLGRHPRFHAPMFLLLGSLTLSDLLSGAAYAANILLSGPLTLRLSPTLWFAREGGVFVALAASVLSLLAIALERHLTMARRGPAPAARRGRTLALAAAAWGLSLLLGLLPALGWNCLGRLEACSTILPLYAKAYVLFCVLAFLCILAAICALYARIYCQVRANARRLRERPGAAGGASSRARRTPRSLALLRTLSIVLLAFVACWGPLFLLLLFDVACPARACPVLLHADPFLGLAMANSLLNPIIYTLTNRDLRHALLRLVCCGRHPCGRGPGSSRRSGSAAGASDGLHRWLPPDLDGSFSRSERSSPQRDGLDISGSIGPPTVAGTLVHAPAAD